The following proteins are co-located in the Sporosarcina pasteurii genome:
- a CDS encoding sodium-dependent transporter, whose translation MSRRSQWGSRAGFIMAAVGSAVGLGNIWRFPYVAYENGGGAFFIPYLFALLTAGIPILIMEFTIGHKYRGSAPLSFFRMSGKKSEWIGWWGVFVSFVISTYYSVIIAWAMKYTIYSFNLSWGTDTAGFLFGDVLNLADTPGDVGGYVPGVLIPLLLVWAIVFIILLAGVQRGIELANRIFIPMLIIVFLMVVIRAVTLDGALLGLDAFFKPDLTKLANPTVWVAAYGHIFFSLSIAFAIMITYSSYLPKKSDITNNAFITGFANSGFELLAGIGIFAALGFMATQAGTAVSEVADAGVGLAFVVFPEIINQMPGMNSLFGTLFFLSLVLAGISSLISICETYIAGISDKFNVSRSKSVIVGVGIAAVVSTLFATRGGLFFLDAADYFINQFGVAAIGLIEVILIAWAFRKLGVFENHANAISDIRLGAWWKVCLSVITPIVLGYMMFGLLRTNLLKLHETDNGNYEGYSNTFILFGGWSVALGALVLAVLFTLSKWKPNTHETTDYEEN comes from the coding sequence ATGTCAAGACGTTCACAATGGGGGAGTCGAGCAGGGTTTATTATGGCCGCAGTTGGCTCTGCAGTAGGGCTTGGGAATATTTGGAGATTTCCGTATGTTGCCTATGAAAATGGTGGCGGTGCATTTTTTATCCCTTACTTATTTGCATTATTAACTGCGGGTATTCCGATTTTAATTATGGAGTTTACAATCGGTCATAAGTATCGTGGTTCAGCGCCACTTTCGTTTTTTAGAATGTCAGGCAAGAAATCTGAATGGATAGGTTGGTGGGGCGTTTTTGTCTCATTTGTTATATCAACCTATTATTCTGTTATTATTGCCTGGGCAATGAAGTATACGATTTACTCATTTAATTTATCTTGGGGTACTGATACAGCTGGGTTCTTGTTTGGGGATGTGCTGAATTTAGCAGATACTCCTGGAGATGTGGGGGGGTACGTTCCTGGTGTACTAATCCCTTTACTACTTGTATGGGCAATCGTTTTTATTATTCTATTAGCAGGGGTACAGCGTGGAATAGAACTCGCAAACCGTATATTTATTCCAATGTTAATAATTGTATTTCTAATGGTCGTTATACGTGCGGTTACGCTTGATGGTGCACTGCTTGGATTAGATGCATTTTTCAAACCAGATTTGACTAAACTCGCCAATCCGACAGTATGGGTAGCAGCCTACGGACATATTTTCTTTAGTTTGTCTATCGCATTTGCAATTATGATCACGTATTCTAGTTACTTACCTAAAAAATCGGATATTACGAATAACGCTTTTATTACAGGTTTTGCTAATTCAGGTTTTGAATTACTTGCGGGAATTGGGATTTTCGCGGCACTAGGTTTTATGGCAACGCAAGCTGGAACTGCTGTTTCAGAGGTTGCCGATGCTGGCGTAGGCTTAGCTTTCGTTGTATTCCCGGAGATTATCAATCAGATGCCAGGAATGAATAGCTTATTTGGTACGCTATTCTTCTTATCACTTGTACTTGCTGGTATATCTTCTCTCATCTCAATCTGTGAAACGTATATCGCTGGTATATCTGATAAATTTAATGTCTCTAGAAGTAAATCTGTTATCGTTGGTGTTGGAATAGCGGCAGTTGTTTCCACGCTTTTCGCGACACGTGGCGGATTATTCTTCCTTGATGCAGCGGATTACTTCATCAACCAATTCGGAGTCGCAGCAATTGGATTAATAGAAGTTATCCTGATCGCATGGGCATTTAGAAAGCTTGGCGTATTTGAAAATCATGCAAACGCGATTTCTGATATACGTCTAGGGGCTTGGTGGAAAGTTTGTTTGAGCGTCATTACACCGATAGTCCTAGGGTATATGATGTTTGGTTTATTACGTACGAACTTGTTAAAGCTTCATGAAACAGATAATGGAAATTATGAAGGATACTCAAATACATTTATTCTATTTGGAGGCTGGTCTGTCGCATTAGGCGCATTAGTCTTAGCAGTCTTATTTACGCTCTCCAAATGGAAACCGAATACACATGAGACTACAGATTATGAAGAAAACTAA
- a CDS encoding bifunctional UDP-sugar hydrolase/5'-nucleotidase: protein MEIIHILHTNDIHSHFEYWPQIHRLLVDKRKEFDARGEPVYLFDIGDHVDRSHPFTEGTNGKGNIQLLNEAGYDAVTIGNNEGITMSKAALDELYDEAKFDVIVGNLLDSNEELPNWATSSTIYTTAKGTKIGVIGATAYYKQFYETLDWKIIPSREQLINEAEQLVEKTDVIICLSHLGLPEDQLLAVECPHIDVILGAHTHHILPEGEYVNDALLAATGKFGDFVGHVTVQFDDKKKQVIDKHASLYRSADLPVLEEDVEKIAKYIDVGKTALEEKLFYNAVDLKQNLFGTSELSSYFGRALIDYTDADCALFNAGIFLGSLEKGWITKGDMHQILPHPINVCTIELTGDQLLEVYEQSLNEDLAHIEVKGLGFRGTLMGAILHERLYRNRWGALFAGNKEVVPEETYTLATLDMFTFGYFFPLFKELDKEYFMPDLIRDVLAKYGQNNGESTTLP from the coding sequence ATGGAAATAATTCATATCTTGCATACAAATGATATTCATAGTCATTTTGAATATTGGCCGCAAATTCACCGTTTACTTGTGGATAAACGGAAAGAATTTGACGCACGCGGGGAACCTGTTTATCTTTTTGATATCGGCGACCACGTGGACCGCTCACACCCTTTTACAGAAGGTACGAATGGGAAGGGCAATATTCAACTATTAAACGAAGCCGGTTATGATGCGGTGACGATTGGAAATAATGAAGGAATCACGATGTCTAAGGCTGCGTTAGATGAACTTTATGACGAGGCGAAGTTTGATGTAATTGTTGGAAACTTACTAGATTCTAATGAGGAACTTCCGAACTGGGCAACATCGTCTACCATTTATACGACTGCAAAAGGAACAAAAATCGGCGTCATAGGTGCAACTGCTTATTACAAACAGTTCTATGAAACATTGGATTGGAAGATTATCCCTTCAAGGGAACAACTTATAAATGAAGCAGAGCAGCTTGTGGAGAAGACAGATGTGATTATTTGTTTGTCTCATTTAGGACTTCCAGAAGATCAGTTACTAGCAGTGGAATGTCCACATATCGATGTGATATTGGGCGCCCATACACATCATATTTTACCTGAAGGCGAGTATGTGAATGATGCATTACTTGCGGCGACAGGGAAATTTGGTGATTTTGTAGGGCATGTGACAGTGCAATTCGACGATAAGAAAAAACAGGTAATTGATAAGCATGCGAGCCTTTATCGCTCAGCAGACTTACCAGTTTTGGAAGAAGATGTTGAGAAAATAGCGAAGTATATAGATGTTGGAAAAACAGCCTTAGAAGAAAAGTTGTTTTATAATGCGGTGGATTTGAAGCAAAATCTATTTGGCACGAGCGAATTATCCTCTTATTTTGGTAGGGCGTTAATTGATTATACGGACGCAGATTGCGCGCTGTTTAATGCAGGCATCTTTTTGGGAAGTTTGGAAAAAGGGTGGATCACGAAAGGGGATATGCACCAAATATTACCTCATCCGATCAACGTCTGTACAATTGAATTAACCGGTGACCAATTACTAGAAGTCTATGAGCAGTCGTTAAACGAAGATTTGGCACATATTGAAGTAAAAGGCTTGGGATTTCGTGGTACTTTGATGGGGGCAATTCTTCATGAAAGATTGTATAGGAACCGATGGGGTGCGCTTTTCGCGGGAAATAAAGAAGTTGTACCTGAAGAGACGTATACACTTGCAACGCTAGATATGTTTACGTTTGGATATTTCTTTCCATTGTTTAAAGAGTTAGACAAAGAATATTTCATGCCCGATTTAATCCGAGATGTATTAGCAAAGTACGGTCAAAATAATGGTGAATCAACGACTCTTCCCTAG
- a CDS encoding protein kinase family protein: MNRYEELARTVVIHKKNRLMRYSDALELVGKGRSAFVFRIKSSDKAIKLFFPGFMHLAKEEAEIYHVLQNISYYPNIYGAGLNYIVIDYIEGLTLFDCIAQGQLIRPNHIKEIDYALLLASKQGLNPSDIHLRNIFLTTNGDIKLIDVARFRQQKNCAQWNNLKKAYEQLYRKRFFPKKIAATYLNGIAFLYKKGFIPSYRMK; the protein is encoded by the coding sequence TTGAATAGATACGAAGAATTGGCAAGAACGGTTGTCATTCACAAGAAAAATCGTCTCATGCGTTACTCAGATGCATTAGAACTTGTTGGTAAAGGTAGAAGTGCTTTTGTTTTTAGAATAAAGTCTTCGGATAAAGCCATTAAGCTATTTTTCCCTGGGTTTATGCATTTAGCAAAAGAAGAGGCTGAAATTTATCATGTACTTCAAAATATCTCTTATTACCCAAATATTTACGGCGCAGGTCTGAATTATATTGTGATTGATTATATTGAGGGGCTAACGCTCTTTGACTGTATCGCGCAAGGGCAGCTGATCAGACCCAATCATATAAAAGAAATTGATTATGCCTTGTTATTAGCTTCGAAACAAGGATTAAACCCATCTGATATTCACTTGCGCAACATTTTTCTGACCACGAATGGCGATATCAAGTTAATTGATGTCGCGCGTTTTAGACAGCAGAAAAATTGTGCACAGTGGAACAATCTAAAGAAAGCGTACGAACAGCTTTATCGAAAGCGGTTCTTTCCAAAGAAAATTGCTGCGACATATCTGAATGGTATTGCATTCCTTTATAAAAAAGGATTCATTCCTTCCTATCGAATGAAGTGA
- a CDS encoding DUF72 domain-containing protein, whose protein sequence is MIQIGLTGWGDHPDLANPNSTARDKLLDYTAHFPIVELDSTFYAIQPERNIQRWIRETPDDFQFIVKAYQGITGHHRGELPFESEEEMYRLFIQSIKPLQEAGKLAMVLVQFPPWFDCVKEHVDEIRSICKKLKGFDIAIEFRHQSWYSTPFKMKTIAFLRELNVIHSVCDEPQAGEGSIPLVPVSTRADKVLFRLHGRNIYGWRNTSGDDKSWRTVRNLYEYDAKELKEFEAVTQKLAAETEEVFVIFNNNSGKHAAQNAKQFQRQLNITYDNLASQQLSLFEGDW, encoded by the coding sequence ATGATACAAATCGGGTTGACGGGGTGGGGAGATCATCCGGATCTTGCCAATCCGAATTCAACCGCAAGAGATAAATTACTGGATTATACTGCACATTTTCCAATCGTGGAATTAGATTCCACATTTTATGCGATACAACCAGAGCGAAACATTCAAAGATGGATACGGGAAACGCCGGATGATTTTCAATTTATTGTGAAGGCATATCAAGGAATAACCGGACATCACCGTGGTGAATTGCCGTTTGAATCGGAAGAAGAGATGTATCGTCTATTTATTCAATCGATAAAACCATTGCAAGAGGCAGGGAAGTTAGCGATGGTCCTCGTCCAGTTTCCGCCTTGGTTTGATTGTGTGAAAGAACATGTGGATGAAATCCGTTCAATTTGCAAGAAATTAAAAGGCTTTGATATTGCCATTGAGTTTAGACACCAATCGTGGTATTCAACACCATTTAAAATGAAAACAATCGCCTTTTTGCGCGAATTAAATGTCATTCATTCAGTGTGTGATGAACCGCAAGCAGGGGAGGGGAGCATACCCCTTGTACCGGTGTCAACCAGGGCCGATAAGGTGCTCTTTCGTTTACATGGTCGGAATATATACGGGTGGCGCAATACGTCAGGAGACGATAAATCATGGCGTACTGTGCGCAATTTATATGAGTATGATGCGAAAGAATTAAAAGAATTTGAAGCCGTTACACAAAAATTAGCTGCTGAAACAGAGGAAGTTTTTGTTATTTTTAATAATAATTCGGGGAAACATGCGGCGCAAAATGCGAAACAATTTCAACGACAACTAAACATTACATATGATAATTTAGCTTCACAACAGCTGAGTTTGTTCGAGGGGGATTGGTGA
- a CDS encoding manganese catalase family protein — protein sequence MIKRVKKLPIDLPVPEYGDANAASVVQELLGGKFGEMSTLNNYMYQSFNFRQKGKLKPFYDLVASITAEEFGHVELVSNTINIVNKGTSFTADPDLTPLQNAKNKRNSYSFIATAQTSMPGDSMGNPWCGDNVFSSGNLVLDLLHNFFLECGARTHKMRVYEMTDHPTAREMIGYLLVRGGTHILAYAKALEIATGTDLTKMLPIPSLDNRAFDTARKYEERGHGNVLFTWNDTGEYNDIRQIWKGTNPSSGETLYVKEGMPQGYDIPELEDLPEEFAPGIGPDEYQQIAKRLLSNL from the coding sequence TTGATTAAACGAGTTAAAAAACTGCCAATCGATTTACCCGTTCCTGAATATGGAGATGCGAATGCCGCTTCAGTCGTTCAAGAGCTGTTAGGGGGTAAGTTCGGTGAAATGTCAACATTGAATAATTATATGTACCAATCATTTAACTTTAGACAAAAAGGAAAATTAAAGCCTTTTTATGATTTAGTTGCCAGTATTACAGCTGAGGAATTTGGCCATGTAGAACTCGTCTCAAATACCATTAATATCGTCAATAAAGGAACTTCCTTCACTGCAGATCCTGACCTAACCCCTCTACAAAATGCTAAAAATAAGCGAAATTCATATAGCTTCATCGCAACCGCTCAAACTTCAATGCCTGGAGATTCTATGGGCAATCCATGGTGCGGAGATAACGTTTTTTCTAGCGGCAATTTAGTACTCGACCTTTTACACAACTTTTTCCTCGAGTGTGGAGCAAGAACACATAAAATGCGCGTTTATGAAATGACCGATCACCCTACAGCAAGAGAAATGATTGGCTACCTTCTCGTTAGAGGTGGTACTCATATTCTTGCCTATGCGAAAGCGCTTGAAATAGCAACGGGTACTGATTTAACAAAAATGCTTCCAATCCCTAGCTTAGATAATCGCGCCTTCGATACTGCAAGAAAATATGAAGAACGCGGACACGGGAATGTGTTATTTACTTGGAATGATACAGGCGAATATAATGACATCCGACAAATTTGGAAAGGAACTAACCCATCTAGTGGGGAGACTCTTTACGTTAAGGAAGGGATGCCACAAGGATACGATATCCCAGAACTTGAAGACCTCCCTGAAGAGTTCGCGCCAGGAATCGGGCCCGATGAGTATCAGCAAATCGCCAAGCGGTTATTATCAAATCTTTAA
- the lipA gene encoding lipoyl synthase translates to MESIVLSCRPERGKKTEHLRKPDWLKIKLNTNENYRDLKKLMREQNLNTVCEEARCPNIHECWGERRTATFMILGAICTRACRFCAVNTGLPNELDLAEPERVADSVQLMNLKHVVVTAVARDDQKDGGAGVFAETIRAIRRKNPFTTIEVLPSDMGGVYENLKTLMDAKPDILNHNIETVRRLTKRVRARATYDRSLELLKRAKEMYPEIPTKSSLMLGLGETHEEIVGTMDDLRANNVDIMTIGQYLQPTKKHLPVQKYYSPQEFGELRKIAMSKGFSHCEAGPLVRSSYHADEQVNAAAKEKQRQGEEQLQATLQS, encoded by the coding sequence ATGGAGTCGATTGTCTTGTCATGTAGACCTGAACGAGGAAAGAAAACTGAACATTTAAGGAAACCAGATTGGCTTAAGATTAAGTTGAATACAAACGAGAACTATAGAGATTTAAAAAAGTTAATGCGTGAACAAAATCTCAATACAGTTTGTGAAGAGGCTCGATGCCCGAATATTCATGAATGTTGGGGAGAGCGTAGAACAGCTACGTTTATGATTTTAGGTGCAATTTGTACGAGAGCCTGCCGTTTTTGTGCAGTGAATACAGGCCTTCCAAACGAGCTTGATTTAGCCGAACCGGAACGTGTTGCTGATTCCGTACAATTAATGAACTTAAAGCACGTCGTTGTCACAGCGGTTGCACGTGATGATCAGAAGGACGGCGGTGCAGGTGTGTTTGCGGAAACGATCCGGGCAATTCGTCGTAAAAACCCATTTACGACAATTGAAGTGCTTCCATCCGACATGGGTGGGGTATACGAAAACTTAAAAACGTTAATGGATGCGAAACCGGATATCTTAAACCATAATATTGAGACGGTTCGTCGACTCACGAAAAGAGTCCGAGCACGTGCAACTTATGACCGTTCACTCGAATTGCTTAAACGGGCGAAGGAAATGTATCCTGAAATTCCAACAAAGTCTTCTTTAATGCTTGGCCTAGGTGAAACACATGAAGAAATTGTCGGAACAATGGATGACTTACGTGCAAATAACGTTGATATTATGACGATTGGTCAATATTTACAGCCGACCAAAAAACATTTGCCTGTTCAAAAATATTATTCTCCACAAGAATTTGGCGAATTAAGAAAAATTGCGATGTCCAAAGGATTCTCGCATTGTGAAGCAGGACCGCTCGTTCGTTCAAGTTACCATGCCGATGAGCAAGTAAATGCGGCAGCGAAAGAAAAACAACGTCAAGGTGAAGAACAACTTCAAGCAACATTGCAAAGTTGA
- a CDS encoding DUF2642 domain-containing protein, giving the protein MSGKQSEVGLVSIVDSYLYQRLHSFRGKWVVINTTKNPLQGLLHSVSPDHVVIEVSDTPFYVRIQEIVWITEA; this is encoded by the coding sequence ATGAGCGGAAAGCAATCAGAAGTCGGTTTAGTAAGTATCGTTGATTCCTACTTATATCAAAGGCTACACAGCTTTAGAGGTAAATGGGTTGTAATTAATACGACGAAAAATCCTTTACAAGGCCTATTACACTCAGTTAGTCCAGACCATGTTGTCATTGAAGTAAGTGACACACCATTTTATGTTCGAATACAAGAAATCGTATGGATAACGGAAGCATGA
- a CDS encoding methionine/alanine import family NSS transporter small subunit: MSGGAIGMMVVGILVIWGGLAASIVNAVSKSRKKSV; the protein is encoded by the coding sequence ATGAGTGGTGGAGCAATCGGAATGATGGTCGTTGGAATCCTCGTCATTTGGGGAGGATTAGCCGCAAGTATTGTGAACGCGGTTTCGAAATCAAGGAAAAAATCAGTTTAG
- a CDS encoding Na+/H+ antiporter NhaC family protein, with translation MIGTWVSIIPPILAIVMVLLTRRVLLSLGTGIVAGALIVAAFSPTQIFIELWESITVSFWDWGSSAINSDNINIMLFILLLGVITAFVSLSGGSRAFAEWAIRHVKTKRGAKLLTVALGIAIFVDDYFNSLAVGQISRPITDRHKISRAKLAYFIDSTSAPICVVSPISSWGAYLIGLLGIMFSGAAAISYSPLSAFLLMAPMNFYVVTTLALVFFFAWTNVDFFEMKRHEDRAESKGQLYDPNKEIPGQLKEDFPVHAYGKVRDLVAPIVTLIVVTLLMMVWTGYQASVADGIAVSIWSIFENTNVPYSLVIGGLSGAGLAAILYSLQFKNNETANTLLMRQAFTSGVKAMMPAVLILILAWGLTDLIDKLDTGVYLSNVVMQANIPVAFLPAIMFVLAGLMAFSTGTSWGSFGILLPIAGKIMLDASPEMLLPALAAVLAGAVFGDHCSPISDTTILSSTGAGCNHMDHVATQLPYALMSAGITVIGYVVLGVTGSIWLGLLSVIVVLIVLFSVWTMRSKAGKVALGHSKQSI, from the coding sequence ATGATAGGAACTTGGGTTTCAATAATCCCACCAATATTAGCGATTGTAATGGTATTGCTGACAAGACGCGTACTGTTATCTCTTGGAACTGGTATTGTAGCGGGGGCATTAATTGTTGCTGCGTTTTCACCAACGCAAATATTTATTGAATTATGGGAGTCTATCACGGTCTCATTTTGGGATTGGGGCAGCAGCGCCATTAACTCAGATAATATTAATATTATGTTATTTATCTTATTGCTTGGTGTCATTACCGCTTTTGTTAGTTTGTCTGGCGGAAGCAGGGCATTTGCGGAGTGGGCAATACGTCACGTGAAAACGAAACGAGGCGCGAAGTTATTAACAGTTGCTTTGGGAATTGCCATTTTCGTGGATGACTATTTTAATTCACTTGCAGTCGGACAAATTTCAAGACCGATTACGGACCGCCATAAAATATCGCGTGCAAAGCTAGCATATTTTATTGACTCGACTTCTGCACCTATTTGTGTCGTGTCTCCTATTTCAAGTTGGGGCGCATATTTGATAGGTCTTCTCGGTATTATGTTTAGCGGAGCTGCTGCGATAAGCTATTCACCGCTATCTGCCTTCTTATTAATGGCGCCAATGAACTTTTATGTCGTAACAACATTGGCTTTAGTATTCTTCTTTGCTTGGACGAATGTAGACTTTTTCGAAATGAAAAGACATGAAGACCGTGCGGAAAGCAAAGGTCAATTATACGATCCTAATAAAGAAATTCCTGGCCAATTAAAAGAAGATTTTCCTGTGCATGCATATGGTAAAGTACGAGATCTCGTAGCGCCTATCGTTACACTTATTGTAGTGACGTTGCTCATGATGGTATGGACAGGGTATCAAGCAAGTGTTGCAGACGGAATTGCTGTTTCGATTTGGTCAATCTTTGAAAATACAAATGTTCCATATTCTCTAGTTATCGGTGGATTATCAGGAGCAGGCTTAGCTGCAATCTTATATTCACTGCAATTTAAAAACAATGAAACTGCAAATACTTTGCTAATGAGACAAGCTTTTACGAGTGGCGTGAAGGCTATGATGCCAGCGGTGCTTATACTAATTTTAGCTTGGGGCTTGACTGATTTAATTGACAAGTTAGATACTGGAGTTTATTTATCTAATGTTGTGATGCAAGCAAATATTCCAGTTGCATTCTTGCCAGCCATCATGTTTGTACTAGCTGGACTTATGGCATTTTCAACGGGTACTTCATGGGGATCATTCGGAATCTTATTGCCGATTGCGGGAAAAATTATGTTAGATGCTTCACCTGAAATGCTACTCCCTGCATTGGCGGCAGTCCTTGCAGGAGCGGTATTTGGAGACCATTGCTCACCAATTTCAGATACAACGATTCTATCGTCAACGGGTGCTGGATGTAACCATATGGATCACGTGGCGACACAACTTCCGTACGCTTTGATGAGTGCTGGAATTACGGTAATCGGATATGTCGTGTTGGGTGTAACTGGCTCGATCTGGTTAGGGTTATTGTCGGTTATTGTCGTTTTAATTGTGTTGTTTTCAGTTTGGACAATGCGGTCAAAGGCTGGAAAAGTTGCGTTAGGTCATTCAAAACAATCAATTTAA
- a CDS encoding sulfite exporter TauE/SafE family protein, translating into MEYLILALIGLSAGVIGALVGLGGGIILVPATLFIGINLGWIDGITPQTVVGLSVIMMIFTGLGSTLSYMKKKTVDFKSGAIFFAGSAPGTLIGAFVNKQLDLPSFNLYFGILLIILATLLLVRDYLKPVQWFVKRGKKRMFTDIHGHEHIYGYPIWFALLLTFGVGFASGLFGIGGGSIIVPAMILLFLFPPHVAVGTSMFMVFLSAIVNSITHISLGNVPWLYTIPVVPAAYFGAKMGAYLNNKMKSETLVFALRIILLLLGVRSIVDGIWG; encoded by the coding sequence ATGGAGTATTTAATATTAGCGTTAATTGGATTGAGTGCGGGAGTAATCGGGGCACTTGTCGGGCTTGGGGGCGGCATCATCCTTGTTCCCGCAACGCTATTTATCGGCATTAATTTAGGGTGGATTGACGGAATTACACCCCAAACAGTCGTGGGCCTATCAGTCATTATGATGATTTTTACAGGGCTTGGTTCAACCTTGTCTTATATGAAAAAGAAAACAGTCGACTTTAAAAGTGGGGCCATCTTTTTCGCAGGTAGCGCGCCAGGTACATTAATCGGCGCATTTGTGAATAAACAGTTAGATTTGCCATCATTTAATTTATATTTTGGTATATTGCTCATTATTTTAGCAACACTTTTGTTAGTAAGAGATTATCTTAAGCCTGTGCAGTGGTTTGTGAAGCGCGGTAAAAAAAGGATGTTTACAGATATTCACGGACATGAACATATTTATGGATATCCGATTTGGTTTGCGCTATTGCTAACTTTTGGTGTTGGGTTCGCCTCCGGATTATTTGGTATTGGCGGCGGTTCGATTATTGTTCCAGCGATGATTTTATTGTTTTTATTCCCGCCACATGTTGCGGTTGGCACATCAATGTTCATGGTGTTTTTATCTGCAATTGTTAATTCAATTACACATATTTCTCTCGGTAACGTTCCTTGGCTCTATACAATCCCTGTCGTCCCGGCAGCATATTTTGGTGCGAAAATGGGGGCATATTTAAATAACAAAATGAAATCTGAAACACTAGTATTTGCGTTGCGTATCATTCTACTTCTTCTAGGTGTACGTTCAATTGTTGATGGAATTTGGGGGTAG
- the yunB gene encoding sporulation protein YunB, with the protein MKFQKPIKRRGIFRRKGKILPFIFLAVIVAVVYFFYYVNQKLTPIYIGYAEVQTEKIANHVISEAITERIANVLDVNDVIQHVPTGESSDQVIAKYNTEVINRILADVRTTVDENLDEIEKGNIDILPLDEDIEYDAEQMQSQGGVVFFVSLGQVTDLPLLGNLGPRIPIRFHVIGDAHATVVPYIKEFGINNAYVEVNIVLTVQVKIIVPLATKTSIVEQTVPIAIGLVQGPVPQVYSTGDGVMKPNVDVEVPLKPELQE; encoded by the coding sequence TTGAAATTTCAAAAACCAATTAAACGGAGAGGAATCTTTCGGCGAAAAGGAAAGATATTGCCGTTTATTTTCCTTGCTGTAATTGTAGCGGTTGTTTATTTTTTTTACTATGTCAATCAAAAACTCACTCCAATTTACATCGGTTATGCTGAAGTTCAAACCGAGAAAATCGCAAATCATGTCATCAGTGAAGCGATTACGGAACGAATTGCAAATGTCCTTGATGTGAATGATGTGATTCAACATGTACCAACGGGCGAGAGTTCGGATCAAGTGATTGCGAAATATAATACAGAAGTGATCAATCGAATACTTGCGGATGTTCGTACAACTGTCGATGAAAACTTAGATGAAATTGAAAAAGGAAATATTGATATATTACCGTTAGATGAAGATATCGAATATGATGCGGAACAAATGCAATCGCAAGGGGGCGTTGTTTTTTTTGTATCCCTTGGGCAAGTGACAGATTTACCGCTCCTTGGTAATCTTGGCCCAAGAATTCCAATTCGCTTTCATGTTATCGGTGATGCCCATGCAACTGTTGTGCCTTATATTAAGGAATTCGGTATTAATAATGCGTATGTTGAAGTAAACATTGTCCTAACAGTGCAAGTTAAAATCATTGTTCCGCTTGCCACAAAGACATCGATTGTAGAACAAACAGTGCCGATTGCGATTGGACTCGTACAAGGTCCGGTACCACAAGTCTATAGTACTGGAGATGGAGTGATGAAACCGAATGTGGATGTTGAAGTTCCGTTGAAACCGGAATTACAGGAATAA